The proteins below are encoded in one region of Pseudoduganella armeniaca:
- a CDS encoding putative bifunctional diguanylate cyclase/phosphodiesterase has product MPHSVTEFLGSSAAICDAVLRLRGPALTAELGRIAAAVTHSPWGRYVPEGVTPGSAAPRGALVQEVAYEQHRFGRFEVAGRDDYGVVEREHLASLAGLAGSVLQVHERAQRTTHAYVQVEAQLQHQAQILDHLHESVITMDQSGFITSWNKGAERLFGYTSVEAVGRNILFLYDDEDPSFHDPFLEQGGRLMEVRRKKKSGEVFWASLSLSPLCDVDNRSMGLIAYLTDITERKEAEERIHHLAYYDALTHLPNRTLLTKLVDQAIAVAQRGGMQGCVLFVDLNRFKLINDALGRQAGDQLLLEVAQRFRQALREQDVVARLGGDEFAVGLFEIGQDLEASLVAQKLMAALAEPFIIDGHDLRVGASIGISVYPQDGTDAETLLRQADIAMYRAKQGIEADGVAFYSQDMNQGMHERMRIESGLRQALGNGQLLLHYQPKFSIQDGTIIGAEALVRWQHPERGMVPPAEFIPLAEATGLVVQVGEWVLEQACAQAQAWKRAGLRPIRLAVNVSAREFTQALPGRVQETLRRYGLEPSWLELEITESTLMHNIDRVIGIMDRITALGVALSLDDFGTGYSSLSYLKRFPIDTLKIDRSFTTGIPTDANDCAIASTIISIAQQLKHRVIAEGVETVEQLAFLKSAGCNEVQGYLYSRPLPAAEFERAVREKWTVGVKAA; this is encoded by the coding sequence ATGCCGCATTCCGTCACCGAATTCCTGGGCAGCAGTGCCGCCATATGCGACGCGGTGCTGCGCCTGCGCGGACCGGCGCTGACGGCGGAACTGGGCCGCATCGCCGCCGCTGTCACGCACAGCCCGTGGGGCCGCTACGTGCCGGAAGGCGTCACGCCGGGCAGCGCGGCGCCGCGCGGCGCGCTGGTGCAGGAGGTGGCGTACGAGCAGCACCGCTTCGGCCGCTTCGAGGTGGCGGGGCGCGACGACTACGGCGTGGTCGAGCGCGAGCACCTGGCCAGCCTGGCCGGCCTGGCGGGCAGCGTGCTGCAGGTGCACGAGCGCGCCCAGCGCACCACGCATGCGTATGTGCAGGTGGAAGCGCAGCTGCAGCACCAGGCGCAGATCCTGGATCACCTGCACGAATCGGTCATCACGATGGACCAGAGCGGCTTCATCACGAGCTGGAACAAGGGCGCCGAGCGCCTGTTCGGCTACACGTCGGTGGAAGCGGTGGGCCGCAACATCCTGTTCCTGTACGACGACGAGGACCCCAGCTTCCACGATCCGTTCCTGGAGCAGGGCGGGCGCTTGATGGAAGTGCGGCGCAAGAAGAAGTCGGGCGAGGTGTTCTGGGCCAGCCTGTCGTTGTCGCCGCTGTGCGACGTCGACAACCGTTCGATGGGCCTGATCGCCTACCTGACCGACATCACCGAGCGCAAGGAAGCGGAAGAGCGCATTCACCACCTGGCCTATTACGACGCGCTGACGCACCTGCCGAACCGCACCTTGCTGACCAAGCTGGTCGACCAGGCCATCGCGGTGGCGCAGCGCGGCGGCATGCAGGGCTGCGTGCTGTTCGTCGACCTGAACCGCTTCAAGTTGATCAACGACGCGCTGGGCCGCCAGGCCGGCGACCAGCTGCTGCTGGAAGTGGCGCAGCGCTTCCGCCAGGCGCTGCGCGAGCAGGATGTGGTGGCGCGCCTGGGCGGCGACGAATTCGCCGTCGGCCTGTTCGAGATCGGCCAGGACCTGGAAGCCTCGCTGGTGGCGCAGAAGCTGATGGCCGCGCTGGCCGAGCCGTTCATCATCGACGGCCACGACCTGCGCGTGGGCGCCTCGATCGGCATCAGCGTCTACCCGCAGGACGGCACGGACGCCGAAACGCTGCTGCGCCAGGCCGACATCGCGATGTACCGCGCCAAGCAGGGCATCGAGGCGGACGGCGTGGCGTTCTACAGCCAGGACATGAACCAGGGCATGCACGAGCGCATGCGCATCGAATCGGGCCTGCGCCAGGCCCTGGGCAACGGCCAGCTGCTGCTGCACTACCAGCCCAAGTTCTCGATCCAGGACGGCACCATCATCGGCGCCGAAGCGCTGGTGCGCTGGCAGCATCCGGAGCGCGGCATGGTGCCGCCGGCCGAATTCATCCCGCTGGCCGAGGCCACCGGCCTCGTGGTGCAGGTAGGCGAGTGGGTACTGGAACAGGCCTGCGCCCAGGCCCAAGCCTGGAAGCGCGCCGGCCTGCGACCGATCCGCCTGGCCGTCAACGTCTCCGCACGCGAGTTCACGCAGGCGCTGCCAGGCCGGGTGCAGGAAACGCTGCGCCGCTACGGGCTGGAGCCGTCGTGGCTGGAGCTGGAGATCACCGAGAGCACGCTGATGCACAACATCGACCGGGTGATCGGCATCATGGACCGCATCACGGCCTTGGGCGTGGCCTTGTCGCTGGACGACTTCGGCACGGGCTACTCCAGCCTGTCGTACCTGAAGCGCTTCCCGATCGACACCTTGAAGATCGACCGCTCGTTCACGACGGGCATCCCGACGGACGCGAACGACTGCGCGATCGCCAGCACGATCATCAGCATCGCCCAGCAGCTGAAGCACCGGGTGATCGCCGAGGGCGTCGAGACGGTCGAGCAGCTGGCTTTTCTGAAGAGTGCCGGGTGCAACGAGGTGCAGGGGTATCTGTACTCGCGGCCGTTGCCGGCGGCGGAGTTCGAGCGGGCGGTGCGGGAGAAGTGGACGGTTGGGGTGAAGGCGGCTTGA
- a CDS encoding AAA family ATPase, which translates to MTVFVGPNNSGKSRALKEIEEWVTRPQPPVCQVIQNVEFSTWELGEFEAELARISVEPEVGEVLNTDNVLIGKLRPQDNSAARFQLYRPGLIEDALDPNRAYRGYYGNYLSLYTLRLDGRSRLSLIDDKPSGDLLRLAPNHLAKLFVDSASRKEVRRIVYEAFGKHLVVDPTNIGLLRLRLSNRAPRDDREEQGWDEISRAFHSAAPLLSEASDGVKAFVGMVTTLIAGEPRVTLVDEPEAFLHPTLAARLGKEITSALSGTNRRLFVSTHSSSFLMGCVQGGAAINIVRVTYDGHTSTARLLTQERLIPLMRNPLLRSIGVLDALFYNAVVVTEADADRAFYQEINERLLQAHDPRGIEGCLFLNAQNKQTVWDIVQPLRELGIPAAGIVDIDVLKEGGAVWAKPMKGAFVPEISHGSLGVERNALLQAFSKTGKDMKKHGGIALLAGEEREACNNFLAKLAEYGIFVVPTGKVESWLASVKISRGKSGWLATVFEIMGEDPLNPSYVRPGDGDVWDFIGDIASWVRLPKRKGVPD; encoded by the coding sequence GTGACAGTGTTTGTCGGTCCGAACAACAGCGGTAAATCACGAGCTCTCAAAGAGATTGAGGAGTGGGTAACGAGACCGCAACCTCCAGTTTGCCAAGTGATCCAAAATGTGGAGTTTTCAACGTGGGAGTTGGGAGAATTCGAGGCAGAGCTAGCAAGGATTTCCGTTGAGCCAGAAGTTGGCGAAGTATTGAACACGGATAACGTATTGATCGGAAAGCTACGCCCACAGGATAACAGTGCAGCGCGTTTTCAGCTTTATCGCCCAGGCCTGATTGAAGATGCACTTGATCCGAATCGGGCGTATCGTGGTTATTACGGTAATTACCTATCGCTTTACACCCTCAGGCTCGACGGCAGAAGCCGACTATCTTTGATTGATGATAAGCCATCGGGGGATTTATTAAGGCTTGCCCCAAATCACCTGGCGAAGCTATTCGTAGACTCAGCTTCGCGAAAAGAGGTGCGGCGAATCGTCTACGAAGCCTTTGGCAAGCATCTCGTTGTCGACCCGACCAATATTGGCCTCCTTCGTTTACGTTTGTCGAACCGTGCGCCGCGTGATGACCGTGAAGAGCAAGGCTGGGATGAAATATCTAGAGCGTTTCATAGCGCTGCACCATTGTTGAGTGAGGCTAGTGATGGAGTTAAGGCATTTGTGGGAATGGTCACAACCCTTATTGCCGGGGAACCTAGGGTGACTCTAGTGGATGAGCCCGAAGCATTTTTGCATCCAACTTTGGCCGCACGATTGGGAAAGGAAATCACCTCAGCACTTTCGGGCACAAACAGACGACTCTTTGTGTCGACCCACAGCTCTAGTTTCTTGATGGGATGTGTGCAAGGTGGTGCAGCTATCAATATTGTTCGGGTGACCTACGATGGGCACACTTCGACTGCAAGGCTATTAACTCAGGAACGCCTAATTCCTTTAATGCGGAACCCTTTGCTTCGGTCAATTGGAGTTCTGGATGCTCTCTTTTATAATGCAGTAGTTGTAACCGAAGCAGATGCTGATCGTGCGTTCTATCAAGAAATAAACGAGCGGCTTCTTCAGGCTCACGACCCGCGCGGAATCGAAGGGTGTCTTTTCTTAAATGCCCAGAACAAACAAACTGTCTGGGATATTGTACAACCGCTTCGAGAGCTTGGAATTCCTGCGGCTGGAATTGTTGACATTGATGTTTTGAAGGAAGGGGGCGCTGTTTGGGCGAAACCAATGAAAGGAGCATTCGTGCCGGAGATTAGTCATGGCTCCCTTGGCGTTGAACGTAATGCTCTCTTGCAGGCCTTCAGTAAGACGGGTAAGGATATGAAAAAGCACGGCGGCATCGCGTTGTTGGCGGGCGAAGAACGTGAGGCATGCAATAATTTTCTCGCTAAATTGGCGGAATATGGAATATTCGTGGTCCCGACGGGCAAGGTCGAATCTTGGCTTGCTTCTGTTAAGATCAGTAGAGGAAAATCGGGGTGGCTTGCGACTGTTTTTGAAATAATGGGAGAGGACCCATTAAATCCTAGTTATGTGCGGCCGGGTGATGGTGACGTCTGGGATTTCATCGGCGATATAGCGAGTTGGGTAAGGCTTCCGAAGAGAAAAGGCGTACCTGACTAA
- a CDS encoding PEP-CTERM sorting domain-containing protein, whose amino-acid sequence MMTRSAIVAAVAFLAVSSAQAVETWQFDHVSFSGQDGSAVTLLSQSTTATVVSMDSMAHATTLFGLSTLPYQTKRELVHENYSVNVTNGYRVTGLTMQFNLQGILRPAQPNGYAYNRVQPMFQAVGGGMNHTWHLLDISQVEGAYSDSATMSDFTSENFSLNIWMQMQTTAVGSYIIGPDGYTNVDPSSVDLWADNITFTIHTVPVPEPSTYLMLGAGLGLIALGRRTRRWSRHRAIAC is encoded by the coding sequence ATGATGACCCGCTCCGCAATAGTTGCCGCTGTTGCATTCCTTGCTGTCTCGTCCGCCCAGGCGGTGGAAACCTGGCAGTTCGACCACGTCTCTTTCTCGGGCCAGGACGGGTCGGCCGTGACGCTGCTGTCGCAATCGACCACCGCAACGGTTGTATCGATGGACTCGATGGCGCATGCGACCACGCTGTTTGGCCTGTCTACGCTGCCTTACCAGACCAAGCGCGAACTGGTTCATGAAAACTACAGCGTGAACGTGACGAACGGCTATCGCGTCACCGGCCTGACGATGCAATTCAATCTGCAGGGGATTCTGCGGCCTGCGCAGCCCAACGGCTACGCATACAACCGGGTGCAACCCATGTTCCAAGCAGTGGGCGGCGGCATGAACCACACGTGGCACTTGCTCGATATCAGCCAAGTAGAAGGCGCATACAGCGATAGCGCGACGATGTCCGATTTCACCAGCGAAAACTTCTCGTTGAACATCTGGATGCAAATGCAAACGACTGCTGTCGGCTCCTACATCATCGGTCCGGATGGCTACACCAATGTGGATCCGTCGTCTGTGGACCTCTGGGCCGACAATATCACCTTTACCATTCATACGGTACCAGTGCCGGAGCCCTCGACCTACCTGATGCTGGGTGCGGGCCTGGGTCTGATCGCGCTCGGCCGGCGCACGCGGCGCTGGTCTCGGCACCGCGCAATCGCCTGCTGA
- a CDS encoding FAD-dependent monooxygenase, whose translation MTLPAPPLHTDILIAGAGPAGMALRLALARLGVAAVQVDKHAAGLNTSRAAVLHARTLEVLEPLGVVPDLLAHGLKVQDFRIRAGSDVLLHIGFDAIPSAYPFALLCPQNRTEAILQSRLDAGALAITRPARLVSAAATPDGIAAGLALPDGATQTVHARWLVGCDGAHSAVRNLAGIAFEGGDYSETFVLADVRMDGPWRDEVSLFFSPDGLMVVAPLPEDDGSSTDRYRIVATVAATSDQPALADVQALVDQRGPAARVRELLWSSAFHLQHRLAAQVHRGRFLLCGDAAHVHSPAGGQGMNIGIQDAVELAEPLALALRAGDLSGIEAWARRRHEVAREVVRMTDGLTRMATVSSGLGRAVRQAVLGLVGHSEFLRQRIAVRLAELEE comes from the coding sequence ATGACGCTGCCCGCTCCACCTCTGCACACGGATATCCTGATCGCCGGCGCCGGGCCGGCCGGCATGGCGCTGCGGCTGGCGCTGGCGCGGCTGGGCGTGGCGGCCGTGCAGGTCGACAAGCATGCGGCCGGGCTGAACACGTCGCGCGCGGCCGTGCTGCATGCCCGCACGCTGGAGGTGCTCGAACCCCTGGGCGTCGTGCCGGACCTGCTGGCACACGGCCTGAAAGTGCAGGATTTCCGCATCCGCGCCGGCAGCGACGTGCTGCTGCACATCGGTTTCGACGCCATCCCGTCGGCCTATCCGTTCGCCCTGCTCTGCCCGCAGAACCGCACCGAGGCGATCCTGCAATCCCGGCTCGACGCCGGCGCGCTGGCGATCACCCGGCCGGCCCGGCTGGTGTCGGCCGCCGCGACCCCGGACGGCATCGCCGCCGGGCTGGCGCTGCCGGATGGCGCCACGCAAACCGTCCACGCGCGCTGGCTGGTCGGCTGCGACGGCGCCCACAGCGCCGTGCGCAACCTGGCCGGCATCGCCTTCGAGGGCGGCGACTACAGCGAGACCTTCGTGCTGGCCGACGTGCGCATGGACGGCCCCTGGCGCGACGAGGTCAGCCTGTTCTTCTCGCCGGACGGCCTGATGGTGGTGGCGCCGCTGCCGGAGGACGACGGCAGCTCGACGGACCGGTATCGCATCGTCGCCACCGTGGCCGCCACGTCCGACCAGCCGGCGTTGGCCGACGTGCAGGCCCTGGTCGACCAGCGCGGCCCGGCCGCGCGCGTGCGCGAGCTGTTGTGGAGTTCCGCGTTTCACCTGCAGCACCGGCTGGCCGCGCAGGTGCACCGGGGCCGCTTCCTGCTGTGCGGCGATGCCGCGCACGTGCACAGCCCGGCCGGCGGCCAGGGCATGAACATCGGTATCCAGGATGCCGTCGAGCTGGCCGAGCCGCTGGCGCTGGCCTTGCGCGCGGGGGACCTGTCCGGCATCGAGGCCTGGGCGCGACGGCGGCACGAGGTGGCGCGGGAGGTCGTGCGGATGACGGATGGGTTGACGCGGATGGCGACGGTGTCGTCGGGGCTTGGGCGGGCGGTGCGGCAGGCTGTGCTGGGGTTGGTTGGGCACAGTGAGTTTTTGCGGCAGCGGATTGCGGTGCGGTTGGCGGAGTTGGAGGAGTAG
- a CDS encoding putative bifunctional diguanylate cyclase/phosphodiesterase, with product MDIHVLAATADRTERRVLRRLLANVPGDANRMLLRFAPAPGAPAPETPPRIPDILLLNMATCSPDSHTVPADVIAPCAAAPVIVLVSTTAPAAVQGTVQVLLAQASRQLLRELIACIVASARAGMAPGLPGTSGIAVLAAIADAVISTRADGTVAYCNPAAERLMQLDQRQMLGAPITALMLLQDAATLRPMRHPVCEALASGRTVRLQVGCILVRPDGSEIMIDDSTAPIANADGTLAGAVMVFHDITEARELQAQVDYLAWHDFLTGLPNRFAAHRHLNQILAEAQASGNPLAVMYLDLDRFKAVNDTLGHAAGDALLVSVAARLRGCFRTVDMISRQGGDEFVVLMAPGTSSDDATHAAGRILAAVAQPHAVELEQVHVGCSIGIALYPQHGRSAETLLRHADTALHSAKASGRNAWRFFRPELLTTAVQRRQVEDGIRTSLERGGFQLFYQPKFRLSDGILGGCEALLRWHHVDWGWVSPARFIRAAEESGLIVPLGKWVLDEAIRQAGVWERAGCCPDAIAINVSALELKDPAFPDRIARTIGDAGLDPRRLQVELTESALMRDMQASALALQRLKDIGLSIAIDDFGTGYSSLGYLAELPIDLVKVDRTFVHGIDTAAPRRQALLRAVLTLAQNIALPAVAEGVETAPEMQFLADAGCPMGQGFYFGPAVAAADFAHAFLVQPAGLSASP from the coding sequence ATGGATATCCACGTACTGGCCGCGACGGCTGACCGAACGGAGCGGCGCGTGCTGCGCCGCCTGCTCGCGAACGTGCCGGGCGATGCCAACCGCATGCTGTTGCGCTTCGCGCCGGCGCCCGGTGCGCCGGCGCCGGAGACGCCGCCGCGCATACCGGACATCCTGCTGCTCAACATGGCCACCTGCAGCCCCGACAGCCACACGGTGCCGGCCGATGTGATCGCGCCGTGCGCCGCGGCGCCCGTGATCGTGCTCGTGTCGACGACGGCGCCCGCCGCCGTCCAGGGCACGGTGCAGGTTCTGCTGGCGCAGGCGTCGCGCCAGCTGCTGCGTGAGCTGATCGCCTGTATCGTCGCATCGGCGCGGGCGGGCATGGCGCCCGGCCTGCCCGGCACGAGCGGCATCGCGGTGCTGGCGGCGATCGCCGATGCCGTCATCAGCACGCGCGCCGACGGCACGGTCGCGTATTGCAATCCGGCGGCCGAACGGCTGATGCAGCTCGACCAGCGCCAGATGCTGGGGGCGCCCATCACCGCGCTGATGCTGTTGCAGGACGCCGCGACGCTGCGCCCGATGCGCCATCCGGTGTGCGAGGCACTGGCCAGCGGCCGCACGGTCCGCTTGCAAGTAGGCTGCATCCTGGTGCGGCCGGACGGTTCGGAAATCATGATCGACGATTCGACCGCGCCGATCGCCAACGCCGACGGCACGCTGGCGGGCGCCGTCATGGTTTTCCACGACATCACCGAGGCGCGCGAGCTGCAGGCCCAGGTCGACTACCTGGCCTGGCACGATTTCCTGACCGGCCTGCCGAACCGTTTTGCCGCCCACCGGCACCTGAACCAGATCCTGGCGGAGGCGCAGGCCAGCGGCAATCCGCTGGCCGTGATGTACCTCGACCTCGACCGTTTCAAGGCCGTCAACGACACGCTCGGCCACGCCGCCGGCGACGCCTTGCTGGTCTCGGTGGCGGCCCGGCTGCGCGGCTGCTTCCGCACCGTCGACATGATCAGCCGCCAGGGCGGCGACGAGTTCGTGGTGCTGATGGCGCCGGGCACGAGCAGCGACGACGCCACCCATGCGGCCGGGCGCATCCTGGCGGCCGTGGCGCAACCGCATGCCGTCGAGCTGGAACAGGTGCATGTCGGCTGCAGCATCGGCATCGCGCTGTACCCGCAGCACGGGCGCAGCGCAGAGACGCTGCTGCGCCATGCCGACACGGCGCTGCACAGCGCCAAGGCGTCCGGCCGCAATGCATGGCGCTTCTTCCGGCCCGAACTGCTGACGACCGCCGTGCAGCGCCGCCAGGTCGAGGACGGCATCCGCACCAGCCTGGAACGCGGTGGCTTCCAGCTGTTCTACCAGCCCAAGTTCAGGCTATCGGACGGCATACTGGGTGGCTGCGAGGCCCTGCTGCGCTGGCATCACGTGGACTGGGGCTGGGTCAGCCCGGCCAGGTTCATTCGCGCCGCAGAGGAATCCGGCCTGATCGTCCCGTTGGGCAAATGGGTGCTGGACGAAGCGATCCGCCAGGCCGGCGTGTGGGAACGCGCCGGCTGCTGCCCCGATGCGATCGCCATCAACGTATCGGCGCTGGAGTTGAAGGACCCGGCCTTTCCCGACCGGATCGCCCGCACGATCGGCGATGCCGGACTCGATCCGCGCCGGCTGCAGGTGGAATTGACCGAGTCGGCGCTGATGCGCGACATGCAGGCGTCCGCACTGGCGCTGCAGCGGCTCAAGGACATCGGCCTGTCGATCGCCATCGACGATTTCGGCACGGGCTATTCGAGCCTGGGCTACCTGGCCGAGCTGCCGATCGACCTGGTCAAGGTGGACCGGACCTTCGTGCACGGCATCGACACGGCCGCACCGCGGCGCCAGGCGCTGCTGCGGGCCGTGCTGACGCTGGCGCAGAACATCGCGCTGCCCGCAGTGGCGGAGGGCGTGGAAACGGCCCCGGAAATGCAATTCCTGGCCGACGCGGGCTGCCCGATGGGCCAGGGCTTCTATTTCGGCCCGGCCGTCGCCGCGGCCGACTTCGCCCACGCGTTCCTCGTCCAGCCGGCCGGCCTCTCGGCCTCGCCTTGA